Genomic DNA from Niabella ginsenosidivorans:
ACCACCGGGGTACCGGTCACTATTCAAAAAAGCCTGTTCCCCGTTACTTTAGAACTGACACCTGCGGATGCGGTGCTGCTGAATGAACTGTTACCGGATCTTTTGCTGCTGGGCTACCAGATTGAACCCTTTGGTAAAAACAGTTTTGTAGTACAGGGCACCCCTGCCGACCTGGAAGATACGGATGAAAAACACCTGATTGATTTTACACTGGAACAGTACAAACATTTTAACAGTGATATCCGGGTTTCCAACCGGGAGAAGCTGATCCGTTCACTGGCAAGGCAACGCTCTGTAAAAAAGGATACCCGTTTAACAGAGCGCGAAATGCGGCAACTGGTTACCGATCTTTTTCAATGCGAACCCTTCAATACAGCGCCCGATGGCAGTCCTACTTACCTGGAATTTAAGCAGGACCAGATTGAGAAGATGTTTGGGCGGTAGTCTTCTTGCCCAATTGCATACGGAAAATGTATCCGATAGTGTTGAAAATCGCCCATTAAAGGATTAACCATAAAAATAATTTCCACTGTTTCACTATTTCTATTGGTCAATAACATCAACAGTGACAATTTCCTTTTAGAAATCCTTATTTATAAGTTGTCGCTAATTACAGGAACTCCAAATTGTAAACATCGTCTGTTGAGAGACACCACAGGCATCTGTATAAGTTACTTTTATTACTGCCCCGCCACCACTTATATCAACCCATGTACTCAGAGAAATAGGGCTGTTAATATATACAGTTGTATTAGGGTCTTTATACCCAACCGGCCACTGCCAATTTCCTGTACCAGCAAATGATATTGCTGCTATCTTTTTTTCATTACACCTTTTTGACAAAAAAAGTCCTCCGTATATTCCGGAGGACTGCAATCACTATTTAAAGCCAGTATTCTAGTAGCCGCCATTCTGAGTCAGAATACCAGGAGCCCTGTCCAGTTCTTGTTGTGGAATAGGGAAAATGGTATCACGTGCATTAAAATTAATTGTGGCTGATGCCGCAACATATTGCTTTTCAAAAGTCATATAACTTTCCAGCACAGTTTTGGCAGTACCCCAGCGCACTAAATCAAAGAAGCGCTGCCCTTCCAATGCCAGCTCCAGTCTTCTTTCAAACCGAACAGCATTACGTGCATAATCAGCATTGGGAAATGAGGGATAAGTTTTCACATTATATCTCGCTACCGCCTTATTGTTAACTCGCAGGCCAGGAAGATTTGCAGCGCGCTTACGAACTGCATTTACCCAATCCAATGCATCCTTGAGGTTACCTGTTTCAATGGCACATTCTGCTGCCATCAGGTAAACATCTGCCAGACGTATAATATTTACATCCAGTGCGGTTATATATTCTCCACCTGAAACTGTGTTACCAGCGAATTCGGCTTTATCGATTTGCTGTTTTTTTGAAACAAACGGTCCGCCAAATGCGGGGTCCCGTATCCAGGCATCTCCAGGAAAAATTCCCCAATCCCTGTAAGGTACTCCTCTTCTTCCTACTGTATAATCTACCCGTGGATCAAAAGCTATCGTTGTATCTACCTTATAGTTGGTCTTTGCAGAATCTCCTTTCTTATCAACCAGGCCCTGATCTGATTTATAAGTGTTATTCCTATAGGAGCCATCGAGGTAAGGCAATCCGTCAGCATTTACTTTGAACGCATTCACTAAATCAACAGAAGGCTGATAAAACCCGCAACAGCTAACCGGGGCTGTTCCATAGCCACCTGCAAGCATATCGCCCACATTTGCGTTATCCCCGCTACCATCCGGATTGATGATGTTTTCGTCTACAAAAAGCCCTTCGGGGCCGCCTTCTCCGGCTATGGAAAAGTTGTTTCTGAAATCCATAGTGGTTAAATCCGGTTTATGAGCTATCACATCCTTAAATAAGGTTAAAGCCTCAGCATATTTTTTTTGATATAAATATACTTTACCCAGGTAAGCCTCTGCAGCCAGTTTATCAACCCGTCCTCGGTCTCCCAATGGTTTTGTATAATCCAGTGCCTGTACTGCAAATTGCAGGTCAGCTTCAATCTTCGGATAAAGATTTTCTCCATTTTTTACCTTAGTGGCATCTGTTGTACTAATGGTTTCATCAATATAGGGTACATTTCCAAATACTCTTCTTAAATAAAAATAGTAATGCGCCCGCAACATCCTGGCTTCGGCCTCAATTTGTTTGGCCCGGTCATCACTAAATTTATCGGAGGAGCTTCCTTCCTGCACTGCTTTCAGTAAATTGATTGTAGCATTGCAACGCAAAACTCCTTCAAAATAGTTGGTCCACATTGCCGGCAACTGATCATTAGCGCTATTGGGTTTATGAAGCTCAATGTCATTCATGGTACTTTGGTCCGTGTTAGAGCTTCCTTTATGCGCATTGTCTCCTGCTACTTCGCCAAACAACCACTGACTGGGCGCAGAGGAATAATTACCCCATGTTCCGCTTATGTTTCCATTCATCAAACCATAAGCACCTATAAGAGCAGCTTCCACCCCTTTTGTGGTTAGTAACTGGTCCTGGGAAATGGTGGCCTGGGGCTTTGTTTCCAAAAAGCTTTTTCCGCAGGACGCTACCGTTAAACCCAAAACAAATAGTATATATATTTTCTTCATAACTAATTTAATTTATTTGTTACAACAATTTAGAAAGTAACGTTTAGGCCCAATAAAAACTGACGGGAAGCAGGATATGTACCCAAGTCAACGCCGGGTGCTGTGAACGTACTTGAAAATTGGGTAATTTCTGGATCCAGACCGGAATATTTTGTAATTGTAAACAGGTTCGTTCCGCTAATATAAACCCGTAAAGCGCTGATCTTATCTTTTAAATTCCCGTTCATTTTAAAGTTGTACCCTATCTGTAAATTTTTCATCCTGAAATAGCTGCCTGGTTGAATATAATAACTATTCGCTGCCAGTTCATACGCTGAAGGGTTCCTGTAAGGAGAAGGAATCATACTGCCTGTATTAGTGGGGCTCCAGGCATCCAGCATACGGGTGCTAACGGCACCATCAAAAGCGCTAAAGTCTGTATAATAGCGGGTAGCATCAAAAATCTCATTGCCATAGGAACCATTAAAGAACATCAGTAAATCAAATCTTTTATAAGAAGCATTAAAGCTTAAGGAATACAGGAATTTCGGATGCGGGTTGCCAATAATGGTTCTGTCAAAAGCATCAACAATTCCATCGGGCTTTCCATCGGCGCCTGAAACATCAGCATATTTTAAACCACCAACACGGGCTCCCTCATAATGAGGTGTATTATCTATATCCTGCTGGCTTTGATAAATACCTGTTACTTTATATCCATAAAAGGCACCTAAAGGCTGACCCGGCATCAGAATAGAAGTGCTGATACTTCTAAAGCCGCCATATACCTGGTTTGTTACCGTAGGGGCTAATTCAAGCACTTTATTAATATTTCTTGAAAAATTGACGCCTGCGTCAAATTTAAAGCCATCCTCAACCGAATTAATATAATGATAATTCAAGGCAAACTCAAACCCCTTGTTACTCATTGACCCAACATTTACCCAGGGAGATAATCCTCCACCTGCTGCCTGCGCCGGAAGTGGAACCCGATACAGCATATCTGTGGTTTTCCGGTTATACACATCAAAGGTTCCATCCAGTTTATTATTTAAAACGGTGAAATCAAAACCAGCGTTCCAGGATTTCAGGGCTTCCCATTTAATATCCGGATTATCATAACTATTGGTCCAGATCCCACTTGATAAAGCTGTTCCATTAATCGGATACGAAGAATTATTGATCACCGATTGGAACTGGCGCAAATACTGAAAATCAGGGATAGACTGATTACCAGTTTCCCCGTAGCCGGCCCTTAATTTTAAATCATTGATCCATGAAACACTTTTCATGAATTCTTCGTTAGAAACCCTCCAGGCAGCACTTCCAGCCGGGAAATTACCATACTGATGGCTGGGACCGAATTTAGAAGACCCATCTCTTCTAAAAGTAGCTGAAAGCAGGTATTTATCTTTAAACGCATAATCTGCCCTACCAAACGTTGAAAATAAGGTACTAAAACCCCCACTACTTGTTGCAGAAACGTTGGTACTGGCAGCGCCCACATAATAATAATTCAAATCACCAAATACAAAAAAACCATTTCCCGATCCACTAAGAACCCTGGATTGTTCCTTCACAGCTTCCGTACCCACCATTAATGTCAGGTCGTGTTTGTCGTTAAAGCGGTGTTTATAGGTTAGTGTATTGGTCCAGGTCCAGTTCGATTGATACCCTTGCCCTTCACTCATAGGATTGTTACTATAACTGCCTTCAGAGAATTCAGGATTAGGATAGCTTATATTTTTACCCTGGTAGTTATTATATAATATCCCGTATGTAGTTTTTAAATTAAGCCCTTCAATAATTTTCAGATCGGCAAATGCAGTACCAAAAAACTGATTGTCTGTCCATATATTATCCTTGGCTCTATACAATGAGGCCAGTGGATTTTCCGCATTTCCTAACAGGCTGCCCTTAGAACCTGCAAAATTCCCCATAATATCATACACTGGTATAATAGTTTGCATCCGGTAGGTCCAGCCGATTGGAGAGCCTTCTCCCATATATTGCCCTGCCGTATTTACATTAGTTGCAAAACCCTGCCCCTCATCACGGGAATACTGCATACTTTCTCCGATATTCAGCCGGCCTCCCAAAGTAGTAAAATTGGTATTAGCCCGAATGGTATAGCGTTTAAACCCGGTGTACTTAATAGTACCATCCTGGTTCAGGTAGCCGCCACTAACAGCATAGGAAGAGTTTTCTCCACCACCAAGTACGGTCAACTGATAGTTTTGCATAGGAGCATTATGTGTAATTTCTTTCATCCAGTTAGTACCAGCCTGGTTGGCTTTGGTAATCTGGTAAAAAGTGGAAGCGTCCTGCGTATAACGATATTTGGAGGGATCCGCATCCGCGGCAGTAATATTTTGTCCGGTAGCTGATCCTGCCAATAAATATTCAGGCAGTGTGGGCTTATCCGGATCATTCCCATAGTTGGAACCCGTTGTAGTTGTGGTTCCCGGTGTTAATCCTGCATTTTTAAAAGCGGTATACAAATACTCAGCAAACTGCATAGGATTCAGGTATTTCGGAAAAGTTTCCCTATTGGGACTTTGAACACCATAATAGGCATCCAGTGAAACTTTAGGAGGGCCTTTGCGCCCTTTCTTTGTAGTAATAATTACCACACCATTATTGGCCCTGGCTCCGTAGATTGATGAAGCAGATGCATCTTTTAATACCTGCATGCTTTCAATATCATTGGGGCTTAACCAGGCCAGCTTGCCCTCATAGGGCATTCCATCAATAATAAAGAGCGGGTCATTGTTGTTAATAGTACTAAACCCGCGTATTCTTATTTGCGGAGTTGAGCCGGGCGATCCATCATTGATGATCTGAACACCGGCAGCTTTCCCCTGCAATGCTTCAACAGGGCTGGCCGCTGGCTGCGATTTCAATTCCTTCATATCCACCACGGCTACTGAACCGGTCAGGTCCTTTTTCCGGGCTGTTCCATAACCAATGACCACCACATCAGTTAAATTGGATACGTCTGATACCAAGGTAATAGAAACATCCTGTTCAGCCCCTACTTTAAAAGTAGTGGCTTTAAAACCTACGCTGGTCAATTCCAGCACATCGCCCTGTTTGGCAGCAATCGTAAATTTGCCTTCTTCATTGGTAGAAGTACCGCTGGTACTCCCTTTTACAATAACAGAAACATTTGCAACCGGGTTTCCCTTATCATCAATAACGGTTCCGGTAATCATTTTGCCCTGGCTGAAGCCGTTCATAGCAAAGCCAAAACAGAAAAGCAATAAAAGCAATACTGAAGCCCTCGTTCTTTTCATACAGCAATTTTAAAATTAGAAATTGAGTTAAAAACATTCGTTACAGGATGTAAGATAACATTTCATTAACAAAAAACAAATTTTATTATGTTCAAAGAACACAATAAAATAAATAACCGGTGTTTAATGATTTGCATCATCTTTTTTGCGGCTTTTATGGCCTTTCCGTTAAAAGCAACCCTGTCTATACCATTCTAATTAATTAAACTTGCATAAATTTAAAATATATAAACCAGTTACTATATTCTTTTATATATGAAAACATTGATCATCATCCGCCATGCAAAGGCCGAACAGGGATCGGGTAAAGACATTGAACGCAAGCTTACAGAAAGAGGCCACCGGAATGCAATTCAGATGGCCGAAAAATTAAAAGCCGGCGGATATAAAATTGATAAAATTTTTTCCAGTCCCTCAGAAAGAACCCTGCAAACAACCCGGCATTTTGCAGAAGTTTTCGGGGTAATGGCCAATCATATACGTTATTTTGAAAGCCTCTACCTGGGCGATGTACTGGCCATTTCAGAAACCATTTGCTGGCTGTACCAGCATGAAAACGTTCATACGCTGGCAATTGTAGGGCATAACCCCGGCGTTACCAATTTTGTGAATGATCTCACCCATTCAACTATCAACAGCATTCCTACATCAGGCATCGCTGTGCTGCGGATTGATACAGATCACTGGGATCATTTTGCAACTGCGCCAAAATCCCTGGAGGCAGTTCTCTCCCCAAAAGATGAAAATTAGTTTTTCCCGCAGTCTTCCAGGAACGCAGCAACAGCACCGGTCAGCAGTTGGTTGTTTTCGGGGCTGTTGATCTGATAATTGCCTGTTTTTACCCTGGAAAGCGCCGCTGCAAGATCAAAGTGCTCCTGTGTGCTTATCACCGCTTTTTTTGACCGCTCCAGCAATGCGGCAAGATATTCCTGTTCTGTTTGCCCTGGTGTAGGTATTAGTATGGCTCTTGCACCTACTGCACTGATGTCCATTATGGAACTGTAGCCGCTCCTGCATATAACAACAGCAGCGCTGCACAGGTACCGGTTTAGTTGATCTGTGGGAAGATGATCAAAAACGATCACATGATCAAGTACCGGTAATAAAGGCCCGCCTGCATTGGGCAGGCCCCGTACCACTACAAAATTATGGCCGGCCAGAGGCATCTGGTTAAAAATTATTTTTTCAAACAGGGATCGCTGAGGCTCAGGACCTGATAACAGCACTAATATATGATCCCCCTTTTCGTATTTAGCAGCAGGCTGCATTCTTGACAGCGGGCCAATATAGGAACAGGGAACCGATGGCATTTTTAAAGGATGCGAAAGCGCACCGGCCAGTCCGGGAGCTGCTTCATCATCTGGGATCCAGCAGCGGGAAAACTGATTGATCCATTTATAGTTTATGTTCTGTGCAAGCCCTTCCGCCATTTTCCCCAGAGGATTTTTTATCCGTAACTGATGCGTAATAAAAACAGCAGGAATCCCCGGGCAACTCAGCCCAAAACGGTTATCGCTTATAATGCCATCAATAGGTTGCTTATGAATAAGTTTTTGCAACCATTCCCGCTCATGCTTTATCGCCTTTAAAATAGCCGGGGTCTGTTTTGCCATGGTTCGCAAAAAAGATCCCTTTTTTGCTGAATAATGCACGTTATATCCATCGAGATGAAGATATTCAATATCCGGAAGCTCCTGCTGCAGCAGCCTCAATTGCACCTCATTACCAGCGGCCCAAACACGTGCGCCCTGTTTCAGTAATTCGCAGATCACTGGGATGCAACGGGTTGTATGTCCCAGTCCCCAATCAAGGGGCGCCACCAGTATATTCTTCTTTTTATGCTCCAACATTCAGCCCTCTTTAACTGTTATAATATGGCAAAAGTTAAAAAGATTAATTGCGTTTTTTTATAAAAAATAGTATTTTTAGAATTGTGAAATTCACATTTTTCAGGCAGAACTCAAAATGAACGATTATAGCCGTGATATTATTTTTCTTTTGAAGGAAGAAAGTTTCACCAAAGAATACTTAAAGCAAGAGATGCAGCTTGTTCATAAGATTGTTGCATCTATAGATAATGATGCCAGTTTTTGCAGGGCTCACGAGCTGGTAAAACGAAACCGTATTACCAGCAAAAGAAGGACTATTGTTAACGCGATCAACAGATCCCGCCTGAAGCCTTTTTACTTTCTTATTAATAAAAACTGAGACCTGGTTTTTGAAAGCCGTTACTTACAGTTAAGTTGTTTTATACACCTTCATTTTTCAGAACATTGGAGGAAACCTACATTTTTATTTCCTCGTCTTCTTTATTGAAAAAATGATACTCAATTAACTGGTAGGCGCTATTGGATTCCAGCTTTATTTTTTGCCCGAATTTTTTGTTCCATTTTGCCAGCTTGCTGTTAAACCACCAGCCTCTGGTAAGGTATGCATACATAATGGGGTTTACAACCAATTTTAGTCCCGTATGCTTGTGAGTGATCAGATAATTGAGGTTCTTTTCAATTTCATCTTCAAGGATCAATGAAGAGCTTATTTTTCCGGTACCGTTGCAGGTGGGGCAAATTTCCTGTGTATTGATGTTTACCTCCGGGCGCATACGCTGGCGCGTGATCTGCATCAATCCAAATTTGGAAATGGGTAGCACAGAATGCCGGGCGCGGTCTGTTTTCATGAACTCTTCCATCTTTTCATAAAGAGCTCTTTTGTTTTCAGCCAGTTTCATATCAATGAAATCAACCACTATAATTCCGCCGATATCTCTTAAGCGTAATTGTCTTGAAATTTCTTCAGCCGCTTCCAGGTTGGTGGCTAAAGCGTTCTGTTCCTGGTTATTCCCAACATTTTTATATCCACTGTTCACATCAATTACGTGTAAGGCTTCCGTATGTTCAATGATCAGGTAGGCACCGCTGTTCAGGTTCACCGTTTTACCAAAAGACGATTTTACCTGCTTGGTAACACCAAAGGAATCAAAAATACTGCCCGGACCCTGGTATAAAGAAACAATCGCTTCTTTTTCCGGGGCAATTTTCTGGAGATACTGTCTTGTCTCCGTATAAATATTCTTTGAGTTGGCAATAATCCGGTTAAAATCGGCATTGAGCAGATCCCTTAAAATGCTGTTGGTCTTATTTTGCTCACTCAGGATCTTAGCCGGGGCCACAGCACCTTTCAGGTTCTGTTCTATTGTTTTCCATGAGTTCAGCAAATTGGTAAGATCTTCATAAAGCTCTGCTGTATTTTTTCCTTCAGCAGCAGTACGAACAATAACGCCAAAGTTTTTAGGCTTTACCGCCTCTACAATTTTTTGCAGCCTTTTCCGTTCTTCAGCCGAGTGGATTTTTTTGGATACAGCTACAATATTATTAAACGGAGTAATTACAATATACCTTCCCGGCAGGGAAAGTTCACAGCTCAGGCGCGGTCCTTTAGCCGCAATCGGCTCTTTCAGTATCTGAACCAGCACATGGGGCTTGCCATTGAGCACTTCGGTAATTTTTCCGGTTTTTACGATTTCCGGTTCAATTTCAAATTTTGAAAAATCCATTATCTGGTCACCCTGGGCTTTCATAGCCTGCTGGGTAAACTTTAATAATGATTTTACATAGGGACTGAGATCCGTGTAATGCAGAAATGCATCCTTCTCATATCCCAGGTCAATAAACGCGGCATTCAAAGCCGGCATCAGTTTTTTTACCTTTCCAAGGTATAAATCTCCAACAGCAAACTGAGAATCCGTTTTTTCACTGTGTAATTCTACAAGTTTGTTATTTTCAAGTAATGCTATATCCACACCCACCGGTGTGGCATTGATAATAAGGTCCTTATTCATGAGAAACCACCATGAGTACGCATCCTGATTGTATTAAAAGTAACCGGTTAGCAGAATAATGAGGGGGGCAACAAGAAATAATTTAATGGCAGCAGGAAGAATAGTATGCTCTCATCATTATTAAAAACCGATAAACAGCAAATGAATAACAGGTAATAAAAAGTATACCTGTTATTCGAATGCCTTAAAAGAAAAACGTAAGCTTATTTTCTTTTCTTATGACGATTTTTTCTTAATCTTTTTTTACGTTTATGCGTAGCAATTTTATGACGCTTTCTTTTTTTACCACAAGGCATACTCAATAAATT
This window encodes:
- a CDS encoding RagB/SusD family nutrient uptake outer membrane protein, whose product is MKKIYILFVLGLTVASCGKSFLETKPQATISQDQLLTTKGVEAALIGAYGLMNGNISGTWGNYSSAPSQWLFGEVAGDNAHKGSSNTDQSTMNDIELHKPNSANDQLPAMWTNYFEGVLRCNATINLLKAVQEGSSSDKFSDDRAKQIEAEARMLRAHYYFYLRRVFGNVPYIDETISTTDATKVKNGENLYPKIEADLQFAVQALDYTKPLGDRGRVDKLAAEAYLGKVYLYQKKYAEALTLFKDVIAHKPDLTTMDFRNNFSIAGEGGPEGLFVDENIINPDGSGDNANVGDMLAGGYGTAPVSCCGFYQPSVDLVNAFKVNADGLPYLDGSYRNNTYKSDQGLVDKKGDSAKTNYKVDTTIAFDPRVDYTVGRRGVPYRDWGIFPGDAWIRDPAFGGPFVSKKQQIDKAEFAGNTVSGGEYITALDVNIIRLADVYLMAAECAIETGNLKDALDWVNAVRKRAANLPGLRVNNKAVARYNVKTYPSFPNADYARNAVRFERRLELALEGQRFFDLVRWGTAKTVLESYMTFEKQYVAASATINFNARDTIFPIPQQELDRAPGILTQNGGY
- a CDS encoding SusC/RagA family TonB-linked outer membrane protein; translated protein: MKRTRASVLLLLLFCFGFAMNGFSQGKMITGTVIDDKGNPVANVSVIVKGSTSGTSTNEEGKFTIAAKQGDVLELTSVGFKATTFKVGAEQDVSITLVSDVSNLTDVVVIGYGTARKKDLTGSVAVVDMKELKSQPAASPVEALQGKAAGVQIINDGSPGSTPQIRIRGFSTINNNDPLFIIDGMPYEGKLAWLSPNDIESMQVLKDASASSIYGARANNGVVIITTKKGRKGPPKVSLDAYYGVQSPNRETFPKYLNPMQFAEYLYTAFKNAGLTPGTTTTTGSNYGNDPDKPTLPEYLLAGSATGQNITAADADPSKYRYTQDASTFYQITKANQAGTNWMKEITHNAPMQNYQLTVLGGGENSSYAVSGGYLNQDGTIKYTGFKRYTIRANTNFTTLGGRLNIGESMQYSRDEGQGFATNVNTAGQYMGEGSPIGWTYRMQTIIPVYDIMGNFAGSKGSLLGNAENPLASLYRAKDNIWTDNQFFGTAFADLKIIEGLNLKTTYGILYNNYQGKNISYPNPEFSEGSYSNNPMSEGQGYQSNWTWTNTLTYKHRFNDKHDLTLMVGTEAVKEQSRVLSGSGNGFFVFGDLNYYYVGAASTNVSATSSGGFSTLFSTFGRADYAFKDKYLLSATFRRDGSSKFGPSHQYGNFPAGSAAWRVSNEEFMKSVSWINDLKLRAGYGETGNQSIPDFQYLRQFQSVINNSSYPINGTALSSGIWTNSYDNPDIKWEALKSWNAGFDFTVLNNKLDGTFDVYNRKTTDMLYRVPLPAQAAGGGLSPWVNVGSMSNKGFEFALNYHYINSVEDGFKFDAGVNFSRNINKVLELAPTVTNQVYGGFRSISTSILMPGQPLGAFYGYKVTGIYQSQQDIDNTPHYEGARVGGLKYADVSGADGKPDGIVDAFDRTIIGNPHPKFLYSLSFNASYKRFDLLMFFNGSYGNEIFDATRYYTDFSAFDGAVSTRMLDAWSPTNTGSMIPSPYRNPSAYELAANSYYIQPGSYFRMKNLQIGYNFKMNGNLKDKISALRVYISGTNLFTITKYSGLDPEITQFSSTFTAPGVDLGTYPASRQFLLGLNVTF
- the sixA gene encoding phosphohistidine phosphatase SixA — translated: MKTLIIIRHAKAEQGSGKDIERKLTERGHRNAIQMAEKLKAGGYKIDKIFSSPSERTLQTTRHFAEVFGVMANHIRYFESLYLGDVLAISETICWLYQHENVHTLAIVGHNPGVTNFVNDLTHSTINSIPTSGIAVLRIDTDHWDHFATAPKSLEAVLSPKDEN
- a CDS encoding glycosyltransferase, which encodes MLEHKKKNILVAPLDWGLGHTTRCIPVICELLKQGARVWAAGNEVQLRLLQQELPDIEYLHLDGYNVHYSAKKGSFLRTMAKQTPAILKAIKHEREWLQKLIHKQPIDGIISDNRFGLSCPGIPAVFITHQLRIKNPLGKMAEGLAQNINYKWINQFSRCWIPDDEAAPGLAGALSHPLKMPSVPCSYIGPLSRMQPAAKYEKGDHILVLLSGPEPQRSLFEKIIFNQMPLAGHNFVVVRGLPNAGGPLLPVLDHVIVFDHLPTDQLNRYLCSAAVVICRSGYSSIMDISAVGARAILIPTPGQTEQEYLAALLERSKKAVISTQEHFDLAAALSRVKTGNYQINSPENNQLLTGAVAAFLEDCGKN
- a CDS encoding Rne/Rng family ribonuclease — protein: MNKDLIINATPVGVDIALLENNKLVELHSEKTDSQFAVGDLYLGKVKKLMPALNAAFIDLGYEKDAFLHYTDLSPYVKSLLKFTQQAMKAQGDQIMDFSKFEIEPEIVKTGKITEVLNGKPHVLVQILKEPIAAKGPRLSCELSLPGRYIVITPFNNIVAVSKKIHSAEERKRLQKIVEAVKPKNFGVIVRTAAEGKNTAELYEDLTNLLNSWKTIEQNLKGAVAPAKILSEQNKTNSILRDLLNADFNRIIANSKNIYTETRQYLQKIAPEKEAIVSLYQGPGSIFDSFGVTKQVKSSFGKTVNLNSGAYLIIEHTEALHVIDVNSGYKNVGNNQEQNALATNLEAAEEISRQLRLRDIGGIIVVDFIDMKLAENKRALYEKMEEFMKTDRARHSVLPISKFGLMQITRQRMRPEVNINTQEICPTCNGTGKISSSLILEDEIEKNLNYLITHKHTGLKLVVNPIMYAYLTRGWWFNSKLAKWNKKFGQKIKLESNSAYQLIEYHFFNKEDEEIKM